From Roseibium alexandrii DFL-11, the proteins below share one genomic window:
- a CDS encoding energy-coupling factor ABC transporter ATP-binding protein, with protein sequence MVLWPRKKDKEQTGGCNPDITPYARLENAGLTLGDRKILSGLSLDLQEHRIGVIGLNGSGKSSFARLLNGLHLADEGRVTLFGAVAASVRSELPRHVGFVFQNPDHQAIFPTVEEEIAFGLTQLGASKDESRAKALEFLEVHGCLHLAAKPFAELSGGQKQIVCILAVLVMRPAVLVLDEPMTSLDALASRLIFDKLMSLPQRIVMVSHDLTLLTGFDRVLWLEEGQLRMDGPAAKVIAAYRDDIERRSGTVMKAAAI encoded by the coding sequence ATGGTGCTTTGGCCCCGCAAAAAAGACAAAGAACAGACAGGCGGCTGCAATCCGGACATTACGCCCTATGCACGGCTTGAAAACGCGGGTCTCACACTTGGCGACCGAAAGATCCTCTCCGGCCTTAGCCTAGATTTGCAAGAGCACCGGATCGGCGTGATCGGGCTGAACGGGTCCGGAAAAAGCAGCTTCGCACGCCTCTTAAACGGTCTTCATCTCGCTGACGAAGGCCGCGTCACACTCTTCGGCGCAGTTGCAGCTTCCGTCCGATCCGAACTGCCGCGCCATGTCGGTTTCGTTTTCCAGAACCCGGATCACCAGGCGATTTTCCCCACAGTGGAAGAAGAAATCGCCTTTGGTCTGACACAACTGGGCGCCTCGAAAGACGAAAGCCGGGCCAAGGCTTTGGAGTTCCTGGAAGTCCACGGATGCCTTCACCTTGCCGCTAAACCTTTTGCTGAATTGTCGGGAGGGCAGAAGCAAATAGTCTGCATTCTTGCAGTTTTGGTGATGAGACCGGCTGTCTTGGTTTTGGATGAGCCGATGACTAGCCTGGATGCGCTGGCATCCCGGCTGATATTCGACAAGCTCATGTCACTGCCGCAACGGATCGTCATGGTCAGTCACGATTTGACTCTGCTGACTGGGTTCGACCGGGTGCTGTGGTTGGAGGAAGGGCAGTTGCGAATGGACGGACCGGCAGCAAAGGTGATTGCAGCCTATAGGGACGACATTGAACGCCGGTCTGGAACCGTCATGAAAGCAGCTGCGATATGA
- a CDS encoding aminotransferase-like domain-containing protein, with product MTMWVPNIEVASGPIYLAIADALEADILAGSLAQGDRLPPQRELAYQLGITLGTVTRAYAEAERRRLVKGETGRGTYVAPESQKVSPLIPKEGEPETCDLARNFAYPFLNPSLSDGLVRMAKTVGIERLNGFVPSEGLKAHRETGVLVFKDYGLDADPDRVAVTCGAQHGIQVTCQALFLPGDAVAVDQFTYPSIFSSLAAQGLKAIPVPALTGGGGGLGAMDPDALAQAVRMHHVKGVFLMPNMQNPTTHTMSIDERTRLVEVARQFDLKVIEDDPYTPFLADPLPAFGALAPERTASIASISKVCSPGSRIGFVHVPAPFEDSIRNKIGESTWMASPITAELISGWVREGHLSKALRVKRRANSVRFDRARKILEPYFLQSGSHKVFGWLALPEDVDPDALQAALSHQGISVLSSRYFQAKGQKPAPYIRLTFGSEENEDRFDWALDRIKTTISTFAEPPDLIRPVG from the coding sequence ATGACAATGTGGGTGCCAAACATCGAGGTGGCTTCCGGGCCAATTTATCTTGCGATCGCAGATGCGCTGGAAGCTGATATTCTGGCCGGGAGCCTGGCTCAGGGCGACCGGCTTCCGCCACAGCGTGAACTTGCCTATCAGCTCGGCATAACGCTCGGAACGGTGACCCGTGCCTATGCAGAGGCGGAGCGCCGGCGTCTGGTCAAAGGCGAAACTGGCCGCGGAACATATGTTGCGCCGGAAAGCCAGAAGGTTTCCCCCCTGATCCCGAAAGAAGGGGAACCGGAGACGTGTGATCTGGCACGGAACTTTGCCTATCCGTTTCTTAATCCCAGCCTTTCCGATGGGCTGGTTCGCATGGCCAAAACGGTCGGAATTGAGCGCCTCAACGGATTTGTGCCCTCCGAAGGATTGAAGGCCCACAGGGAAACAGGCGTTCTCGTGTTCAAGGACTATGGACTGGATGCGGATCCGGATCGGGTCGCGGTGACTTGCGGCGCACAGCACGGCATTCAGGTCACCTGCCAGGCCCTGTTTCTGCCGGGCGATGCCGTGGCGGTTGATCAATTCACGTATCCGTCGATCTTTAGTTCTTTGGCCGCTCAGGGGCTGAAAGCTATACCGGTTCCGGCGCTCACCGGCGGCGGAGGAGGGCTTGGCGCAATGGATCCGGATGCGCTGGCTCAAGCGGTTCGGATGCATCACGTGAAGGGCGTTTTTCTGATGCCCAACATGCAGAACCCGACCACTCACACCATGTCGATAGATGAGCGAACGCGGCTTGTTGAAGTTGCCCGTCAGTTTGACCTCAAGGTCATAGAAGACGATCCTTACACACCGTTTCTGGCCGATCCGTTGCCGGCATTCGGCGCTCTTGCGCCGGAGCGGACGGCCTCGATCGCCAGTATCTCAAAGGTTTGTTCGCCTGGCAGCCGGATCGGCTTTGTTCATGTTCCAGCGCCCTTTGAAGACTCAATTCGCAACAAAATCGGCGAAAGCACATGGATGGCATCGCCCATCACGGCGGAGCTGATTTCCGGTTGGGTCCGTGAGGGGCATCTGAGCAAGGCGCTCCGGGTTAAGCGGCGCGCCAACAGTGTGAGATTTGACCGCGCCAGGAAGATTTTGGAGCCATACTTTCTGCAAAGCGGCAGCCACAAGGTGTTTGGATGGCTTGCCTTGCCGGAAGACGTGGATCCGGATGCGCTGCAGGCGGCCTTGTCTCATCAGGGCATTTCGGTGCTGTCCTCAAGGTACTTTCAGGCAAAAGGGCAGAAACCGGCACCCTATATCCGGCTTACCTTCGGATCCGAAGAAAACGAAGACCGCTTCGATTGGGCACTTGACCGCATCAAGACCACCATCTCAACCTTTGCCGAGCCGCCGGACTTGATCCGCCCCGTCGGTTAG
- a CDS encoding LysE family translocator gives MDTATLMAFAVFVIIMTGTPGPGNLAFLAIGASSGYRTAFPVIIASQIGSLPLNLAVAYGLGHIMAQGGIMVSVFKALSLTYMAFLAWRIISLTIRPKGEATLLTFWEGLLIHPLSPKTWAMSLVAFSTFFAGNGLDLHANAAILATGFLVGGMVFHSLWALVGVSILALIGEGRLMRSITVAMALTMLAATVWALML, from the coding sequence ATGGACACCGCCACACTGATGGCCTTCGCGGTCTTTGTGATCATCATGACCGGCACCCCAGGGCCCGGAAACCTGGCTTTCCTTGCGATCGGAGCGAGTTCCGGGTACCGGACGGCATTTCCGGTCATTATTGCCTCACAGATCGGTTCGCTTCCTTTGAACCTGGCGGTCGCCTACGGGCTTGGTCACATCATGGCGCAGGGCGGAATTATGGTATCGGTGTTCAAAGCTTTAAGCCTGACTTATATGGCTTTTCTCGCCTGGCGGATCATTTCTCTGACCATCCGGCCCAAGGGCGAAGCCACCCTTCTGACCTTCTGGGAAGGATTGTTGATCCATCCTCTGAGCCCCAAGACATGGGCCATGAGTCTCGTCGCGTTCTCGACTTTCTTTGCAGGAAACGGTCTGGATCTCCATGCCAACGCTGCAATCCTTGCGACCGGCTTCCTTGTAGGCGGAATGGTGTTTCATTCGCTCTGGGCGCTGGTCGGTGTATCTATTCTGGCTCTGATTGGCGAAGGCCGGTTGATGCGTTCCATCACAGTTGCGATGGCGCTCACCATGCTCGCCGCAACTGTCTGGGCTCTGATGCTGTAA
- a CDS encoding substrate-binding periplasmic protein translates to MAIRSWFWVALLVVGILPIGLPTLGHPAGSVIILATDYPPFDIAEPEDDRLGFDHEVAVEAFKRKGITAEVVYVPWSRAVSETEAGNYPGLLTCAHTVERAEHFLFSAPISQEAYGVFYRTGHPVENIRSIADLTGQRVASVLEYAPNAGMERQGVELVSISTDTAGFKMLELERVDYFHTGQAAGQHLKKKLGYRNEFGFRSFVVWDYFLCFSRKHADSEELRQVFNKGLAELRADGTYDSIHARYR, encoded by the coding sequence GTGGCGATACGGTCCTGGTTCTGGGTTGCGCTGTTGGTGGTCGGTATATTGCCGATCGGCCTTCCGACGCTTGGGCATCCGGCAGGGTCTGTGATCATCTTGGCGACCGATTACCCGCCCTTCGATATCGCAGAACCCGAAGATGACCGCCTCGGATTTGACCATGAGGTTGCCGTTGAAGCCTTCAAACGCAAAGGCATCACGGCAGAAGTTGTTTATGTCCCGTGGTCCCGAGCGGTCAGCGAAACCGAGGCTGGCAACTATCCCGGCCTTTTGACCTGCGCCCATACTGTTGAACGTGCCGAGCACTTTCTCTTCAGCGCGCCTATCAGCCAGGAAGCCTATGGCGTTTTCTACCGGACAGGGCATCCGGTCGAAAACATTCGGAGCATTGCAGACCTCACCGGCCAGCGTGTTGCCTCTGTTCTTGAATACGCTCCAAACGCGGGAATGGAGCGGCAAGGCGTGGAGTTGGTCAGCATCTCCACCGATACGGCCGGCTTCAAGATGCTTGAGCTCGAGCGTGTCGACTATTTTCACACCGGACAGGCGGCCGGTCAGCATCTCAAAAAGAAGCTTGGCTATCGCAATGAATTTGGTTTCCGGTCCTTCGTTGTCTGGGACTATTTCTTGTGTTTTTCACGAAAACACGCTGACTCTGAGGAGTTGAGACAGGTGTTCAATAAAGGCTTGGCGGAATTACGGGCTGACGGAACCTATGACAGCATCCACGCCCGGTACCGGTAA
- a CDS encoding LysR family transcriptional regulator, translating into MSASLPPLSAVRAFDAVSRHLSFTKAGDELGMTQAAVSYQIKLLEERLGFSLFERKPRKIELTPRGQQLADGVTDAFDRLRGTFHDVQEAESSELVISSNTTFAVTWLSSRLFEFQIQNPTIAVRLVPFGPWEKPAFTDGDLTITACYQPPKGCYYHQLIQAEFTPMVSPLLAEKLGGIHEPADLLKAPIIDPEDHWWQTWFADAGLPDVDLSQNPSSRMGSQALEANRAIAGQGVAILTPYFVRDALANGQLIQPFELVSRIESESWNLSYPMQSKNSRKIRLFRDWLFSELEKDGRKLPFGREAETV; encoded by the coding sequence ATGTCCGCCTCTTTGCCCCCATTATCCGCTGTCCGGGCGTTCGATGCCGTTTCAAGGCACCTCAGCTTCACAAAGGCAGGTGATGAACTTGGCATGACGCAGGCCGCGGTCAGCTATCAGATCAAACTTTTAGAAGAAAGACTCGGGTTTTCTTTGTTTGAGCGAAAACCCCGGAAGATTGAGCTGACGCCGCGCGGCCAACAGCTCGCAGATGGTGTGACCGACGCATTCGACCGGCTTCGCGGCACGTTTCACGACGTCCAGGAAGCAGAATCGTCCGAACTCGTGATCAGCAGCAACACGACGTTTGCCGTCACCTGGCTGTCGTCACGCCTATTCGAGTTTCAAATTCAAAACCCCACCATCGCCGTCCGGCTTGTTCCGTTCGGACCCTGGGAGAAACCGGCCTTTACTGATGGTGATCTAACAATCACCGCCTGCTATCAACCGCCGAAGGGATGCTATTATCACCAGCTGATCCAGGCCGAATTCACTCCGATGGTGTCCCCATTGCTTGCCGAAAAACTTGGCGGGATCCATGAACCGGCTGATCTCTTGAAGGCGCCAATAATCGATCCGGAAGACCATTGGTGGCAAACGTGGTTTGCTGATGCTGGCTTACCGGACGTGGATCTTAGCCAAAATCCGTCCAGCCGGATGGGCTCACAGGCACTGGAAGCCAACCGGGCCATTGCCGGGCAGGGGGTTGCCATTCTCACCCCATATTTCGTACGGGACGCTCTTGCGAACGGCCAGCTGATCCAACCTTTTGAATTGGTCTCGCGGATTGAAAGCGAATCCTGGAACCTGAGCTACCCGATGCAAAGCAAAAACAGCCGGAAAATCCGGCTGTTTCGGGATTGGCTTTTCTCCGAACTTGAAAAAGACGGCCGCAAGCTGCCATTCGGACGGGAGGCAGAAACCGTCTGA
- the purU gene encoding formyltetrahydrofolate deformylase — MAEHHYVLTLSCADKPGIVAAVTTELADFGANIAESDQFWDRATNQFFLRIAMLAPEGVTLESVQKALDPVIARFDMKAKLVDTAKRPKVIIMVSKFDHAMLHLLYQIRVGWLDAEVVAIVSNHPDSARTADHEGIPYHHWPVTKGNKAEQEDKVLKLVKETGADLVVLARYMQVLSDNLSKRLFGKVINIHHSFLPSFKGAKPYHQAHARGVKMIGATGHYVTPDLDEGPIIEQDAERVSHALSADDFVARGRDIESRVLARAVKYHLENRVMIVGNKTIVFTP, encoded by the coding sequence ATGGCGGAACACCATTACGTCCTGACGCTTTCATGCGCGGACAAGCCGGGAATTGTCGCAGCCGTCACAACGGAATTGGCCGATTTCGGCGCGAATATCGCGGAGAGTGATCAGTTTTGGGATCGAGCCACCAATCAGTTTTTCCTCCGCATCGCCATGCTGGCGCCGGAAGGTGTAACTTTGGAGAGCGTTCAAAAGGCGCTTGATCCGGTCATCGCCCGCTTTGACATGAAAGCAAAGCTGGTCGACACGGCCAAGCGGCCGAAAGTGATCATCATGGTCTCCAAGTTTGACCATGCGATGCTGCATCTTCTTTATCAGATCCGAGTTGGCTGGTTGGATGCCGAGGTGGTCGCCATCGTCTCAAATCATCCGGACAGCGCCCGCACCGCGGATCATGAAGGCATTCCTTACCATCACTGGCCGGTGACCAAGGGAAACAAGGCGGAGCAGGAGGACAAAGTCCTGAAGCTGGTCAAGGAAACCGGAGCGGATTTGGTGGTGCTGGCGCGCTACATGCAGGTTCTGTCCGACAACCTCTCCAAGCGGCTCTTCGGCAAGGTGATCAACATTCACCACTCTTTCCTGCCGAGTTTCAAGGGCGCCAAGCCGTATCATCAGGCCCATGCGCGTGGTGTGAAGATGATCGGGGCGACCGGGCACTATGTGACGCCGGATCTCGACGAAGGCCCGATCATTGAACAGGACGCAGAGCGCGTCAGTCACGCGTTGTCAGCAGATGATTTTGTGGCGCGCGGCAGGGATATTGAATCCCGCGTGCTCGCTCGCGCTGTCAAATACCACCTTGAAAACCGGGTGATGATTGTTGGCAACAAGACAATTGTCTTTACGCCGTAA
- a CDS encoding BKACE family enzyme, which yields MSPDTKPQVLPLIMVAPNGARRTKVDHPRLPMSITETVETAVACFEAGAGAIHAHVRDETGGHVLDKDLYQALLSELNAALPQMQVQITTEAVGKYTPEDQRKLVQELRPSMVSIAVREMLPDDDIDTAAEFYSWALKEGISVQHILYSAEDLDRFFELVENGSIPGITHQVLLVLGRYADNQESAPEDLHPFLDRLKARRSDHEIDWGVCAFGHRETECLVYAIENGGKARVGFENGLWNRDGAVAKDNADRVRDLVSALEEKNISVL from the coding sequence ATGAGCCCTGATACCAAACCTCAGGTGCTGCCACTTATCATGGTGGCGCCGAATGGCGCGCGGCGTACCAAGGTGGATCATCCGAGGCTGCCGATGTCGATCACCGAAACGGTGGAGACAGCTGTCGCCTGTTTCGAAGCCGGCGCGGGCGCAATACATGCCCATGTCCGCGACGAAACAGGCGGGCATGTTCTGGACAAAGACCTTTACCAGGCGCTCTTGTCGGAATTGAATGCTGCATTGCCGCAAATGCAGGTTCAAATCACCACCGAAGCTGTTGGAAAATACACACCGGAAGACCAGCGCAAACTGGTCCAGGAGTTAAGGCCGTCAATGGTGTCGATTGCTGTCCGCGAGATGCTGCCGGACGATGACATAGATACGGCTGCAGAGTTTTATTCCTGGGCCCTGAAGGAAGGAATATCTGTTCAACACATCCTCTACAGTGCAGAGGACCTCGACCGGTTCTTCGAACTCGTCGAAAACGGCAGTATTCCTGGCATTACGCATCAGGTGCTGCTGGTTCTAGGCCGCTATGCGGACAATCAGGAAAGTGCGCCGGAAGATCTGCACCCCTTTCTGGATAGGTTGAAAGCGCGCCGGAGCGATCATGAGATCGACTGGGGTGTGTGTGCCTTTGGGCACCGGGAAACAGAATGTCTGGTGTATGCCATCGAGAACGGTGGCAAGGCCCGGGTAGGATTTGAGAACGGCCTTTGGAACCGCGATGGTGCAGTTGCGAAGGATAACGCTGACCGGGTCCGTGATCTGGTGTCGGCCCTGGAAGAAAAAAACATCTCCGTTCTGTGA
- a CDS encoding aspartate aminotransferase family protein, with amino-acid sequence MSHVFPRHTKASTPVAVGGDGCYIIDSNGKKYFDGSGGAAVSCLGHSDPDVTAAIKGQVDHIAFAHTGFFTSEPAEQLADLLIEHAPGKLDRVYFVSGGSEAMEAALKLARQYFLEKGETSRHRVIARRQSYHGNTLGALATGGNQWRREPFAPLMIETSHISPCYEYRGRADDETAVEYGQRVANELETEIQRLGAENVMAFVAEPVVGATAGAVTPVEGYFKRIREICDHYGILLILDEVMCGMGRTGSLFACEQDDIAPDILAIAKGLGAGYQPIGAMLCTSEIYEAIENGSGFFQHGHTYIGHPTACAASLAVLKKLTGGLVDQVHPLGDKLDATLREAFGQHPHVGDIRGRGLFRGIEIVEDRESKTPFDTKRGVNKALKKAAFEAGLICYPMGGTIDGVKGDHILLAPPFIMEDQHISEITDKLQTAFKAVF; translated from the coding sequence ATGTCTCACGTTTTTCCGCGTCATACGAAAGCATCTACCCCTGTCGCCGTTGGTGGTGATGGGTGTTACATCATTGATAGTAATGGAAAAAAATATTTTGATGGGTCCGGTGGAGCAGCGGTGTCTTGTCTCGGTCATAGCGATCCGGACGTGACAGCGGCGATCAAGGGCCAGGTCGACCACATTGCGTTTGCGCATACCGGGTTTTTTACCTCAGAACCTGCAGAGCAGCTTGCTGATCTTCTGATCGAACATGCACCGGGCAAACTGGATCGTGTTTATTTCGTCTCCGGCGGTTCGGAGGCAATGGAAGCCGCGCTGAAACTGGCGCGTCAGTATTTTCTGGAAAAAGGCGAAACATCCAGACACCGGGTCATTGCCCGCCGGCAAAGCTATCACGGCAACACGCTTGGGGCGCTGGCGACGGGTGGTAACCAGTGGCGCCGTGAACCCTTCGCGCCGTTAATGATCGAAACCTCCCACATTTCACCCTGTTACGAGTATCGCGGACGGGCGGACGACGAAACGGCCGTCGAATACGGTCAGCGCGTTGCCAATGAACTTGAAACCGAAATTCAGCGCCTTGGCGCGGAAAACGTCATGGCATTTGTGGCCGAACCGGTCGTCGGCGCAACCGCAGGTGCGGTTACGCCTGTCGAAGGCTACTTCAAGCGGATCCGGGAAATCTGCGATCACTATGGGATTTTGCTCATCCTAGATGAAGTGATGTGCGGCATGGGGCGTACAGGCAGCCTGTTTGCTTGTGAGCAGGACGACATAGCTCCGGATATCCTTGCAATCGCCAAGGGCCTTGGTGCGGGGTATCAGCCGATTGGGGCCATGCTGTGTACTTCGGAGATCTATGAGGCCATCGAGAACGGGTCCGGTTTCTTCCAGCACGGCCACACATATATTGGCCATCCGACGGCGTGCGCGGCCTCTCTTGCCGTCCTGAAAAAGCTCACCGGTGGACTGGTCGATCAGGTTCATCCTCTGGGTGACAAACTGGATGCGACCCTGAGAGAGGCTTTCGGACAGCATCCCCATGTTGGCGATATCCGTGGACGCGGCCTGTTCCGCGGCATTGAAATTGTTGAAGACCGGGAGAGTAAAACGCCGTTTGACACGAAGCGCGGGGTGAACAAGGCGCTGAAAAAGGCCGCGTTCGAAGCCGGGCTGATCTGTTACCCGATGGGCGGCACGATTGACGGGGTGAAAGGTGATCACATCTTGCTGGCGCCGCCCTTCATCATGGAAGATCAGCACATCTCGGAGATTACAGATAAATTGCAAACTGCGTTCAAGGCCGTCTTCTGA
- a CDS encoding YcbK family protein: MFLGLSVVLVGCGSVAGVTGMGWATASHSAIDYNDSAWCVPRKLKKVLNKVAKRYGPVKVNSTKRWWFENWRKGGAKNSYHLNCQAVDFSVGGNPSSVLAFLKSQSAVGGYKYYSSGFYHIDTGPRRTW; the protein is encoded by the coding sequence ATGTTTTTGGGATTGTCCGTTGTTTTGGTTGGATGTGGATCGGTTGCTGGTGTCACCGGCATGGGTTGGGCAACAGCCTCGCACAGTGCGATCGACTACAACGACTCCGCCTGGTGTGTGCCGAGAAAACTCAAAAAGGTCCTGAACAAGGTCGCCAAACGGTACGGGCCGGTGAAGGTGAATTCCACCAAACGCTGGTGGTTCGAGAATTGGCGCAAAGGTGGAGCCAAGAACTCCTACCATCTGAACTGCCAGGCGGTGGACTTCTCTGTTGGCGGCAACCCGTCCTCCGTATTGGCTTTCCTGAAATCCCAGTCTGCAGTTGGCGGTTACAAGTACTATTCGTCAGGGTTTTATCACATTGACACCGGGCCACGCCGCACCTGGTAA
- a CDS encoding ArsC family reductase — translation MKVYGIKNCDTVKKARKFLDEAGVEYSFHDYKKDGIDADKLAKFVGDFGWEAVLNKRGTTWRRLDEATQEGVTDAKSALDVMIENPSVIKRPIVEGAEKNFIGFDAVAWEMALELGEMK, via the coding sequence ATGAAGGTCTACGGCATCAAGAATTGCGATACGGTCAAGAAAGCGCGGAAGTTTCTGGATGAAGCCGGGGTGGAGTACAGTTTTCACGACTACAAGAAAGACGGCATCGATGCCGACAAGCTCGCCAAGTTTGTGGGCGACTTCGGCTGGGAAGCGGTTTTGAACAAGCGCGGCACGACCTGGCGCCGGCTGGATGAAGCCACCCAGGAGGGCGTGACCGATGCAAAAAGCGCGCTGGACGTCATGATCGAAAATCCATCCGTCATTAAGCGCCCGATCGTGGAAGGCGCTGAAAAGAATTTCATCGGGTTTGACGCTGTTGCCTGGGAAATGGCGCTGGAGTTGGGTGAAATGAAGTAA
- a CDS encoding adenylate/guanylate cyclase domain-containing protein, protein MTDPATPSKVPATAADAAWPNPGHGNWRQRLRLWSGLVLFLFCLSHFSNHAMGIISVNAMEKMSLWHYWIWRGPIGETVLITAALTHVALALWRTSKRRTLRMPPWEFAQLVLGLYIPWTLIPHVITTMGLAKEFGFIPNYHQMLTILWPQNAVMQSILLLVVWTHAVIGLHFWLRLYPFYHRIKYMALAAAIAWPVMALWGFVEGARRLALAKDVTVKVSEDQWVWLYAQTDNIRAVVFGLILLSLFVIVVRYLASRVSAGISISYPGGLTVRAQPGASLLEISRMNGIPVASVCGGRARCSTCRVKVLNGLDSLSQPNPAETTVLKRIGVPEDVRLACQIRPAANLEIQPLVPVKANLVRQDHVQDAYYWGVEQDVVVMFVDLRNFTSMTEAQLAYDVVFLLNQYLDRVSAVIRAEGGYVDKFIGDGVMAIFGMETGAETGARQALMACRGIEQVMEALNTEKGPQFRDTIRLGVGLHLGQAILGRIGAAGSGKSEGGLTALGDVVNTASRLESENKPRGSFLVVSKDVIDAARATAPDDALCEINVRGKEKPLQVFALGQMSGLLLPGETGAKNPV, encoded by the coding sequence GTGACCGACCCCGCCACTCCATCAAAGGTACCCGCAACCGCTGCAGATGCGGCATGGCCCAACCCCGGGCACGGCAACTGGCGCCAACGGCTGCGCCTGTGGAGCGGTCTGGTCCTTTTCCTGTTTTGCCTCAGTCACTTTTCCAACCACGCAATGGGCATCATTTCCGTGAATGCGATGGAGAAAATGTCGCTCTGGCACTACTGGATCTGGCGCGGGCCGATCGGCGAAACCGTGTTGATCACGGCAGCACTCACCCATGTCGCGCTGGCGCTCTGGCGAACATCCAAGAGACGAACTTTGCGCATGCCGCCCTGGGAGTTCGCTCAGCTTGTACTTGGGCTTTACATCCCCTGGACGCTCATTCCGCATGTCATCACAACGATGGGTTTGGCGAAAGAATTCGGCTTTATCCCAAACTACCACCAGATGCTGACGATCCTTTGGCCGCAAAATGCCGTCATGCAATCCATACTTTTGCTGGTGGTTTGGACCCATGCGGTGATCGGGCTGCACTTCTGGCTGCGGCTCTACCCGTTCTACCACCGGATCAAGTACATGGCGCTGGCCGCCGCCATTGCATGGCCTGTGATGGCTCTTTGGGGCTTTGTCGAAGGCGCCCGGCGCCTCGCTTTGGCAAAAGACGTAACAGTCAAGGTCTCGGAAGATCAGTGGGTATGGCTCTACGCGCAGACCGACAATATCAGAGCCGTTGTGTTCGGTCTGATACTCTTGAGCCTGTTTGTCATTGTCGTCCGATATCTCGCAAGCCGTGTTTCTGCAGGCATTTCGATCTCTTATCCCGGCGGTTTGACCGTTCGGGCACAACCGGGTGCATCTCTTCTTGAGATCAGCCGCATGAACGGAATTCCCGTCGCTTCTGTTTGTGGAGGCCGTGCACGCTGTTCGACCTGCCGCGTCAAGGTTTTGAACGGACTGGATAGTTTGTCACAGCCAAACCCGGCGGAGACAACAGTCTTGAAGCGGATTGGCGTTCCGGAGGATGTCCGTCTGGCTTGCCAGATCCGGCCTGCGGCAAATCTGGAAATCCAACCCCTGGTGCCGGTGAAAGCAAACTTGGTACGGCAGGACCATGTTCAGGATGCTTACTATTGGGGCGTCGAACAGGATGTCGTCGTCATGTTCGTCGACCTCCGAAACTTCACCAGCATGACCGAGGCGCAACTTGCCTACGATGTCGTTTTTCTTCTGAACCAGTATCTTGACCGCGTTTCGGCAGTGATCCGGGCAGAAGGCGGGTATGTCGACAAGTTCATTGGTGATGGCGTCATGGCCATATTCGGGATGGAAACAGGTGCCGAGACAGGTGCCCGGCAAGCATTAATGGCCTGCCGTGGCATTGAGCAGGTTATGGAAGCACTGAACACCGAAAAAGGCCCGCAGTTCCGCGACACGATCCGTCTCGGTGTTGGCCTCCATCTTGGCCAGGCCATCCTGGGACGTATTGGTGCGGCTGGATCCGGCAAATCCGAAGGCGGATTGACAGCGCTTGGTGATGTTGTCAACACGGCCAGCAGGCTGGAATCTGAAAATAAGCCCAGGGGCAGCTTTCTCGTTGTTTCCAAGGACGTTATCGACGCGGCTCGCGCTACGGCACCTGACGATGCGCTCTGCGAAATCAACGTGCGCGGCAAGGAAAAACCACTACAAGTCTTTGCACTTGGGCAGATGAGTGGTTTATTGCTGCCCGGGGAAACGGGGGCGAAAAACCCCGTGTAG